The following proteins are encoded in a genomic region of Chryseobacterium cucumeris:
- a CDS encoding DUF4142 domain-containing protein → MKNLVVTIFALAALTACKKNEPTTTSQSEESTTMSAPAESGMTVSDSTKMSDTKDQKSTLSDQDKKFADAAAIGGLMEVMMGKLAATNAENSVVKSLGAMMVTDHSKANDELKNWASGIGYTLPTSLDAEKQKMYDDLKAKKGKDFDKKYTDLMVSDHKEDVEAFKKEVSEGTEASLKSFAAKTLPTLEHHLQESEKAKNVVK, encoded by the coding sequence ATGAAAAATCTTGTAGTAACAATTTTTGCATTAGCTGCTTTAACGGCCTGCAAAAAAAACGAACCGACAACCACGAGTCAATCTGAGGAAAGTACCACAATGTCTGCCCCTGCAGAATCCGGGATGACGGTAAGCGACTCCACCAAAATGTCAGACACCAAAGATCAGAAAAGTACTCTCAGCGATCAGGACAAAAAGTTTGCGGATGCTGCAGCCATAGGAGGACTGATGGAGGTAATGATGGGAAAACTGGCCGCAACAAACGCTGAAAACTCAGTGGTAAAATCTTTGGGAGCAATGATGGTAACCGATCATTCCAAAGCGAACGACGAGCTTAAGAATTGGGCATCAGGAATAGGGTATACCTTACCCACAAGTCTGGATGCCGAAAAGCAGAAGATGTATGATGACCTGAAAGCTAAGAAAGGTAAAGACTTTGACAAAAAATATACAGATTTAATGGTCAGTGACCACAAGGAAGATGTAGAAGCATTCAAAAAAGAGGTGTCAGAAGGAACAGAAGCCTCATTAAAATCTTTCGCAGCGAAAACCCTTCCGACACTTGAACATCATTTGCAGGAATCGGAAAAAGCTAAAAATGTGGTCAAATAA
- a CDS encoding ferritin-like domain-containing protein, which produces METKTATKKSPAKKTTTAKTTAKTPAKKNAAKSLEDLFEDALKDIYWAEKALLKALPAMMKNATSEKLKQGIDKHITETEGHVERLEECFKALGKKAQAKKCDAMQGLLDEGKSIMEETEPGAVRDAGIIAAAQKVEHYEIATYGTLAAFAKVLKEEECLKNFLSTLEEEKKCDELLTKVADTNLNSKAM; this is translated from the coding sequence ATGGAAACTAAAACGGCAACCAAAAAATCACCAGCCAAAAAAACGACAACAGCAAAAACAACAGCAAAAACTCCGGCTAAAAAAAATGCAGCCAAAAGTTTGGAAGATCTTTTTGAAGATGCACTGAAAGATATTTACTGGGCTGAAAAAGCACTATTGAAAGCGCTGCCGGCAATGATGAAAAATGCAACCAGTGAAAAGCTTAAGCAAGGCATCGATAAGCACATCACAGAAACGGAAGGCCATGTGGAAAGACTGGAAGAATGTTTTAAAGCATTAGGAAAAAAAGCCCAGGCAAAAAAATGTGATGCTATGCAGGGATTGCTGGATGAAGGAAAGAGCATTATGGAAGAGACAGAACCGGGAGCAGTAAGAGATGCGGGCATTATTGCAGCAGCGCAAAAAGTTGAACATTATGAAATTGCTACTTATGGAACACTGGCAGCATTCGCAAAAGTATTGAAGGAAGAAGAGTGTCTTAAAAACTTTTTAAGCACATTGGAAGAAGAAAAAAAATGTGATGAACTGCTTACAAAAGTTGCTGATACCAATCTTAACAGCAAAGCCATGTAA
- a CDS encoding response regulator transcription factor, with the protein MIKKILIADDHDIVLTGTAIILEARIPDVLIDTASDYPEALDKISRQKFDLLILDINMPESRNKKMISEIKQLDPALKILVFSAYEEEIAIQYIKEGADGYINKLSKVDTISEAVMKMFSEGNYYPNGFVNKLLQPSALDAVKSLSEREYEIFMLMVKGNGNLEISNEMDIQMSTISTYKKRIHKKLKTSNLADLIKLYEAYMS; encoded by the coding sequence ATGATTAAAAAGATCCTTATAGCAGATGATCATGATATTGTATTAACAGGAACCGCTATCATTTTAGAAGCACGCATTCCTGATGTACTGATAGATACCGCTTCAGATTATCCTGAAGCCCTCGATAAAATTTCCAGACAGAAATTTGATCTGCTTATTCTGGATATTAATATGCCTGAAAGCAGAAACAAAAAAATGATCTCAGAAATCAAACAGCTTGATCCTGCTTTGAAAATACTTGTTTTTTCGGCGTATGAAGAGGAAATAGCCATACAATATATCAAAGAAGGGGCAGATGGATACATTAATAAACTCAGTAAAGTAGATACAATTTCTGAAGCAGTCATGAAGATGTTTTCAGAAGGAAATTATTATCCTAATGGATTTGTCAATAAGCTATTGCAGCCGTCCGCACTGGATGCTGTAAAGAGTTTATCAGAAAGGGAATATGAAATTTTTATGCTCATGGTAAAAGGAAACGGAAACCTGGAAATTTCAAATGAGATGGATATTCAAATGTCTACAATTAGTACTTATAAAAAAAGAATCCATAAAAAACTGAAAACAAGTAATCTGGCTGATCTTATTAAACTGTATGAAGCTTACATGTCCTGA
- the pnuC gene encoding nicotinamide riboside transporter PnuC, which produces MMQDILKQITLPEWFGVLFSVIQVLLARKNNVNNYLFGIAGILLTLYVMLTSKLYAEFTLNLYYLIMSIYGWLYWKFGKQKSEMEISVTTTTEKWITGGIVLGTFILFWSFLTHFTDSDVPIWDSLVSAFAWAGMWLMARRKIENWVILNVSNIISIPLMIHKELYLYAVLMSFLFLVAISGYIEWQKIIKSKANAEY; this is translated from the coding sequence ATGATGCAGGACATTTTAAAACAAATTACCTTACCGGAATGGTTCGGAGTATTATTTTCAGTAATCCAGGTTTTACTGGCCCGTAAAAACAATGTCAACAACTATCTTTTCGGAATTGCAGGTATTCTGCTTACGCTGTATGTGATGCTTACTTCCAAGCTGTACGCTGAATTTACCTTAAATCTTTATTATCTGATCATGAGCATCTATGGATGGTTATATTGGAAATTCGGAAAGCAGAAATCAGAAATGGAAATCTCTGTTACCACCACCACAGAAAAATGGATTACGGGAGGAATTGTTCTGGGAACTTTTATCTTATTCTGGTCTTTTCTGACCCATTTTACAGACTCGGATGTTCCTATCTGGGATTCTCTGGTGAGTGCTTTTGCCTGGGCGGGAATGTGGCTGATGGCGAGACGGAAAATTGAAAACTGGGTGATACTCAATGTCAGTAATATCATTTCTATTCCTTTAATGATTCATAAAGAATTGTATCTCTATGCTGTTTTGATGTCATTCTTATTTTTAGTAGCCATTTCCGGATATATAGAGTGGCAAAAAATTATTAAATCGAAAGCTAATGCTGAGTACTAA
- a CDS encoding PA2169 family four-helix-bundle protein: protein MDHQQEISVLNDLLHITNDRKEGFEKVEGKVWEMYPDVKDEYEHMISQSKIMKNELINLITEKQGTPEDSTSMAGAVHRTWIDIKNSFTMGNLIESTLENVVFGEKAAIEAYQNALDTGELSPKSTEIVSEQLRILKDSYRQFKKIEEYKKKE from the coding sequence ATGGATCATCAGCAGGAAATATCAGTACTTAATGACTTACTACACATTACCAACGACAGAAAGGAAGGCTTTGAAAAAGTTGAGGGAAAAGTATGGGAAATGTATCCGGATGTAAAAGATGAGTACGAACATATGATTTCGCAGTCGAAAATCATGAAAAATGAACTGATCAACCTCATCACAGAAAAGCAAGGCACTCCGGAGGACTCAACGTCCATGGCAGGAGCTGTTCACAGAACTTGGATTGACATTAAAAATTCTTTTACCATGGGAAATCTCATAGAATCTACATTAGAAAATGTGGTATTTGGCGAAAAAGCAGCTATTGAAGCTTATCAAAATGCCCTGGACACAGGTGAGCTCAGCCCAAAAAGTACTGAGATTGTGTCTGAACAGCTTCGTATCCTTAAAGATTCTTACAGACAATTCAAGAAAATTGAAGAATATAAAAAGAAAGAATAA
- a CDS encoding sensor histidine kinase, with amino-acid sequence MCRNILTVGFLFAFLLFYSQQYTVQFFNTDNGLPQNSVKDIIKDKYGFIWLTTENGIVRYDGLNFFVHKKFPLNSQRFTYFYGDADKDSIFTAVDDGKTVLIHQKIPKVFKNIKRCPTIIVRENINYHLCISNYSYSPSPGVYFFMDFKKGRYFITQNSFVYEDFLSKSQVKLDVKPLFKNDPNAFTIGDILFYIDRNAKKVKKIEEGKITGSYDLPIVADVRSKIFWNRTNGQGFVLNNNILYRCIYNSGTLKLSKLIRLDHIDESNLMCIYYDEKYKKLYLGSSTDGLKIVSLTDFTSSKKNIPKSSAVFYAIQPYNDSCVINPAGEIYNRYGLVKSKNFDKSISYFLNFDRQGNLVTRREQTLFVYSKKSDFTDFQSISTGEDTVNDFFFANGKYYVLAVKQKKGNTEFTGTLSIYENWPFKSLKKKYLFAKEPTKMVLTEAGDILVGTIKGLYKISVNHNKIYSLNGKNELSVRDIVLTADGNIWVTTLGKGFYLLRNNRLIKLPGDSEGNLLSPHTLMEDPNGYFWIPTNNGLYKIRESMLLKYLQNRNFKLNYYRYSKEAGFSTNEFNGGSNINSNKLKNGDFVLPSLSGLVFFNPLKVKSYYPAAMYIERVLVDDKERLFTNILKLSQENRQVELFIDVPYYANPDNIVIEAKLDDDGINKWLSVGKDRKFLLNNLGHGTHFLIVRMLVSDKQEYVFKKIKIIIPPFFYQTLWFKLLIVFIFLLLLYVSVRWRTSFHKKKNRELEEIIRLRTKTLSETVENLEITQIKLGKEIEQQKKLIGTITHDITTPLKFIALTSKEALDYDEKNAYRTERILNSIYKSSNQLYNFTKTLKEYADIYNEYRTDETELYSFYDLVQEKKILFDEIAANHNTTIVNNVDEKLMVKISKNILAVIIHNLMDNSVKYTRNGTITIIGADEPETVILEITDTGIGMDDHKIEYYTKLQENIENEKLLLQKYGMGLHLILQLLQMLESKIIIRRNENKGTSFQLIIKKSKK; translated from the coding sequence TTGTGTAGAAATATTCTTACGGTTGGTTTTCTGTTTGCTTTTCTTTTGTTTTATTCTCAACAATACACGGTGCAGTTTTTCAATACAGATAACGGACTGCCTCAGAATAGTGTAAAAGATATTATAAAAGATAAATATGGTTTTATCTGGCTGACTACAGAAAACGGAATTGTAAGATATGACGGGCTTAATTTTTTTGTTCATAAAAAATTTCCACTCAATAGCCAGCGGTTTACCTATTTTTATGGTGATGCTGATAAGGACAGTATTTTTACGGCGGTAGATGATGGAAAAACGGTTTTAATCCATCAAAAAATTCCAAAAGTATTTAAAAACATAAAAAGATGTCCAACAATTATTGTTAGGGAGAATATCAACTATCATCTGTGTATTTCAAATTACAGCTACAGTCCGTCTCCGGGAGTCTATTTTTTTATGGACTTCAAAAAAGGAAGGTATTTTATCACACAGAATTCCTTTGTTTATGAAGATTTTCTTTCAAAATCACAGGTTAAACTTGACGTGAAGCCGCTTTTTAAAAATGATCCAAATGCCTTTACAATAGGAGATATTCTGTTTTATATTGATCGGAATGCTAAAAAAGTTAAAAAAATAGAAGAAGGGAAAATTACCGGTTCTTATGATCTGCCCATTGTAGCGGATGTCAGAAGCAAAATTTTCTGGAACAGAACCAATGGACAAGGATTTGTCCTGAATAATAATATCCTTTACAGATGCATCTACAATAGCGGAACGCTTAAATTATCAAAACTGATCCGGCTGGATCATATAGACGAAAGTAATCTGATGTGCATTTATTATGATGAAAAATATAAAAAACTTTACCTTGGAAGCAGTACAGACGGGCTCAAAATAGTGAGCTTAACAGATTTTACCTCTTCGAAAAAGAACATCCCAAAATCATCAGCTGTTTTTTATGCGATCCAGCCTTATAATGATTCGTGTGTAATTAATCCTGCAGGGGAAATCTACAACCGCTATGGATTGGTTAAAAGCAAAAACTTCGATAAAAGTATATCGTACTTTTTAAATTTTGACAGACAGGGCAATCTTGTAACCCGGAGAGAACAAACTCTTTTTGTATACAGTAAAAAGTCTGATTTTACAGATTTTCAAAGCATTTCCACCGGAGAAGACACTGTGAATGATTTCTTCTTTGCCAATGGGAAATATTACGTGCTGGCAGTGAAACAAAAAAAAGGAAATACCGAGTTCACAGGTACACTAAGCATTTATGAAAACTGGCCTTTTAAGTCATTAAAGAAAAAATACCTGTTTGCCAAAGAACCTACCAAAATGGTATTGACAGAAGCAGGAGATATTCTGGTTGGTACAATAAAAGGATTGTATAAAATATCCGTCAATCATAACAAAATCTATAGTTTAAACGGTAAAAATGAATTATCAGTTCGTGATATTGTACTTACTGCAGACGGAAATATATGGGTAACCACTCTTGGAAAAGGTTTTTATCTTTTAAGAAACAACCGTCTTATAAAGCTGCCGGGTGATTCTGAAGGCAATCTTTTGTCACCGCATACCCTGATGGAAGATCCTAATGGTTACTTCTGGATTCCAACCAATAATGGCTTGTATAAAATAAGAGAAAGCATGCTTTTAAAATACCTGCAAAACAGGAATTTTAAATTGAACTATTACAGATATTCAAAAGAAGCCGGCTTTAGTACCAACGAGTTTAATGGAGGAAGTAATATCAATAGCAACAAATTGAAAAACGGAGATTTTGTTTTGCCTTCATTAAGCGGACTGGTATTTTTTAACCCGCTGAAAGTTAAAAGTTATTATCCCGCAGCGATGTATATAGAAAGAGTCCTCGTTGATGATAAAGAAAGATTGTTTACAAATATTCTGAAACTGAGTCAGGAGAACAGACAGGTTGAACTGTTTATCGATGTCCCTTACTATGCAAACCCTGATAATATTGTCATTGAAGCAAAACTGGATGACGATGGCATCAATAAATGGCTGTCTGTAGGAAAAGACCGGAAATTTTTACTCAATAATCTTGGCCATGGCACCCATTTTCTTATCGTAAGGATGCTCGTTTCTGATAAGCAGGAATACGTTTTCAAAAAAATTAAAATTATCATTCCTCCCTTTTTTTATCAGACATTATGGTTTAAACTACTGATTGTTTTTATCTTTCTTCTTTTACTGTATGTATCCGTAAGATGGAGGACGAGCTTTCATAAAAAGAAAAACCGTGAGCTGGAAGAAATTATCCGCCTAAGAACCAAAACTCTTTCAGAAACTGTAGAAAATCTGGAAATCACTCAGATAAAGCTGGGAAAAGAAATTGAACAGCAGAAAAAGCTCATCGGAACAATTACCCATGATATTACCACACCATTGAAATTTATTGCTTTAACCAGCAAAGAAGCCTTGGACTATGATGAAAAGAATGCATACCGTACTGAAAGAATTCTTAATTCTATTTACAAATCATCTAACCAGCTGTACAATTTTACAAAAACACTGAAAGAGTATGCTGATATTTATAATGAATACAGGACTGATGAAACAGAGCTGTATTCTTTCTATGATCTGGTGCAGGAAAAGAAAATCCTTTTTGATGAGATTGCAGCCAATCACAACACGACAATTGTTAATAATGTAGATGAAAAATTAATGGTGAAAATCAGTAAAAATATTCTTGCTGTGATTATTCATAATTTAATGGATAATTCTGTAAAATATACAAGAAACGGAACGATTACAATCATCGGGGCAGATGAGCCGGAAACTGTTATTCTGGAAATTACAGATACAGGAATCGGAATGGACGACCATAAAATTGAATATTATACCAAACTTCAGGAGAATATTGAAAATGAAAAGCTGCTATTGCAGAAATATGGTATGGGACTTCATCTCATCCTGCAGCTGCTCCAGATGCTGGAAAGTAAAATTATAATCAGAAGAAACGAGAACAAAGGCACTTCTTTCCAATTAATTATAAAAAAATCGAAAAAATGA
- a CDS encoding C40 family peptidase has protein sequence MGAELFQQKIKVKQLVVTLAAAVFMVSCGSSKSASASKKSNTKAVAKAENLRKLDSKFNGSVSRSINDILKDAEKYIGTPYKFGGNTSSGFDCSGFTVKVFEENNFNLPRRSSDQADAGKNIDIKDVKPGDLLFFATAGGSRVSHVGIVHDIGPDGEVKFIHASTSKGVIISSLNEKYWNKAYLHAQRVL, from the coding sequence ATGGGAGCGGAATTATTTCAACAAAAAATAAAAGTAAAGCAGTTGGTGGTTACCCTGGCAGCTGCTGTTTTTATGGTTTCCTGTGGATCCTCGAAAAGTGCTTCTGCGAGCAAAAAGTCAAATACAAAAGCCGTAGCGAAGGCTGAAAATCTCAGAAAACTGGATTCAAAATTTAATGGCAGTGTTTCCAGGTCCATCAATGATATTTTGAAAGATGCAGAAAAGTATATCGGAACACCATATAAATTTGGAGGAAATACTTCTTCAGGATTTGACTGTTCGGGATTTACGGTAAAAGTATTTGAAGAAAATAATTTTAATCTTCCCAGAAGATCTTCTGATCAGGCCGATGCCGGAAAGAATATTGATATCAAAGACGTAAAACCGGGTGATCTGTTGTTTTTTGCGACAGCCGGAGGAAGCAGAGTATCCCATGTGGGAATTGTTCATGATATTGGCCCTGATGGAGAAGTGAAATTCATTCATGCTTCTACCTCAAAAGGCGTAATCATTTCATCCCTGAATGAAAAATACTGGAATAAGGCCTATCTTCATGCTCAAAGAGTGTTGTAA
- the arr gene encoding NAD(+)--rifampin ADP-ribosyltransferase, with product MALQLKNHPSDKGPFYHGTKADLKIGDLLKAGGSSNYQSDLKMNHIYFTALVNGAGLAAALAKGEGTERVYIVEPTGNFENDPNVTDKKFPGNPTRSYRSEMPLKIIGEVTDWTRPAPEDLQRFREKLENHNGEIIN from the coding sequence CTGGCATTACAGTTAAAAAACCATCCGTCCGATAAAGGACCTTTTTATCACGGAACAAAAGCAGATTTAAAAATTGGAGATTTACTGAAAGCAGGTGGAAGTTCCAATTATCAGTCTGACCTGAAAATGAATCATATCTATTTTACCGCTTTGGTAAACGGAGCAGGACTCGCTGCTGCATTAGCAAAAGGAGAGGGTACAGAACGTGTGTATATTGTAGAACCAACAGGAAATTTTGAGAATGATCCCAATGTTACCGATAAGAAATTTCCCGGAAATCCCACCCGCTCTTATCGTTCCGAAATGCCTTTGAAAATTATCGGAGAAGTGACAGATTGGACCAGACCAGCTCCTGAAGATCTTCAGAGATTCCGCGAAAAGCTGGAAAACCATAATGGGGAGATTATCAATTAG
- a CDS encoding PA0069 family radical SAM protein — MQNENFIKGQGAQRNVVNRFDRYTYEPEDEDFETVKTSFTEVFPKSIVNQVKSEDLPMEYSMNPYQGCEHGCSYCFARPTHEYWGYSAGVDFERKIMVKKNAPELLEKFFQKRGYKAAPILLSGNTDCYQPAERQFEITRKLLQVCLDYRHPVNILTKNALVLRDLDILKPMAEQKLVSVSLSIPTINEELRRKMEPRTSSAKNKLKAVEILSQNNIPVHVMVAPIIPGLNSDEPLNILKAISDAGALGFGYTLVRLNDTVEPVFVNWIEAHFPDRVQKVLNLIRSMRGGKLGDKRYFERQKGEGNIAEMIHTTFKIGRKKFFEGKEFPKLSTSNFTGTRDQQLRLFD; from the coding sequence ATGCAAAACGAAAATTTCATAAAAGGTCAGGGAGCTCAGCGAAACGTTGTCAATCGTTTCGACAGGTATACCTATGAACCAGAAGATGAAGATTTCGAAACCGTAAAGACTTCTTTTACGGAAGTATTTCCCAAAAGCATTGTCAATCAGGTTAAAAGTGAAGACCTTCCAATGGAATATTCGATGAATCCTTATCAGGGATGCGAACATGGCTGTTCTTACTGCTTTGCAAGGCCAACCCACGAATACTGGGGTTATAGTGCCGGGGTTGATTTTGAAAGAAAAATCATGGTAAAGAAAAATGCCCCTGAGTTGCTGGAGAAATTTTTTCAGAAAAGAGGATACAAAGCTGCCCCGATTCTATTGTCCGGAAACACCGACTGCTATCAGCCGGCGGAAAGACAATTTGAAATTACCAGAAAATTACTGCAGGTATGTCTTGATTACAGACATCCTGTCAATATTCTGACAAAAAATGCGCTTGTGTTAAGAGATCTTGATATTTTAAAACCTATGGCAGAACAAAAACTAGTGTCAGTTTCTCTAAGCATTCCAACCATCAACGAAGAATTGAGACGAAAGATGGAGCCGAGAACGAGTTCTGCAAAAAATAAATTAAAAGCAGTGGAAATCCTTTCCCAAAACAATATTCCCGTACATGTTATGGTAGCGCCCATTATCCCGGGACTCAATAGTGATGAACCTTTAAATATATTGAAAGCCATTTCGGATGCCGGTGCTTTAGGTTTCGGATATACTTTGGTACGCTTAAATGATACCGTAGAACCTGTTTTTGTTAACTGGATTGAAGCTCATTTTCCGGACAGGGTACAAAAAGTTCTAAATCTCATCAGATCCATGCGGGGTGGAAAACTTGGAGATAAAAGATATTTTGAAAGACAAAAAGGAGAGGGAAATATTGCAGAAATGATTCATACCACCTTTAAGATCGGCAGAAAGAAGTTTTTTGAAGGCAAAGAATTTCCAAAGCTTTCAACATCCAACTTCACGGGAACCCGCGACCAGCAGCTTAGATTGTTTGATTAA
- a CDS encoding alpha-ketoglutarate-dependent dioxygenase AlkB family protein, translating into MTQLSLFDSADLYEFPKDLLEYREHFLNQEEADRLKIHLLETAPWKQRTQKMYDKMVLTPRLTAWYGDEKNAYPSDNELDAHHWTPELFSLKQRIEETFGYQFNSVLLNLYRDHNDSVAWHRDKESRYGKRPVIASVSLGQTRNFDFRKKDHHQSKYSLPLPHGSLLIMKGDLQENWEHRIAKSLTAMKERINLTFRLVNKL; encoded by the coding sequence ATGACCCAACTTAGCCTGTTCGACTCAGCAGATCTGTACGAATTTCCAAAAGACCTTCTGGAATACAGAGAACATTTCCTGAATCAGGAAGAAGCTGACCGCCTTAAAATTCATCTGCTTGAAACAGCTCCCTGGAAACAACGTACCCAGAAAATGTATGATAAGATGGTTCTCACACCTCGCTTAACCGCCTGGTATGGAGATGAGAAAAATGCCTATCCTTCAGACAATGAACTGGATGCCCATCATTGGACACCCGAACTGTTTTCTTTAAAACAAAGAATAGAAGAAACATTTGGCTATCAATTCAATTCCGTATTGTTGAACCTTTACAGAGATCATAACGATTCTGTTGCCTGGCATCGGGATAAGGAAAGCAGATATGGGAAACGTCCGGTGATTGCATCAGTAAGTCTGGGGCAGACCAGAAATTTTGATTTCAGGAAAAAAGACCATCATCAGAGTAAATACAGCCTGCCTCTTCCTCACGGATCATTATTGATTATGAAAGGAGACCTTCAGGAAAACTGGGAACATCGTATTGCCAAGTCTCTAACCGCTATGAAGGAGCGTATTAATCTTACATTCCGGTTGGTTAATAAGTTGTAA
- a CDS encoding GNAT family N-acetyltransferase: MQLYTERLVLRDITIEDQQDIFDYRSDAEANRFQGWIPETLEEVENFILRNTKEFNQPESWYQLLITDKETKTVIGDIGVHFTGDENAQVELGITLNTSFQGKGYASESLKGIISHLFDDLHKHRITASVDPDNTASILLMERIGLRKEGHFVKSLFWKNKWVDDVIYAILREEWPAR; the protein is encoded by the coding sequence ATGCAGCTCTACACAGAAAGATTAGTTCTACGGGACATTACGATTGAGGATCAACAAGACATTTTCGACTACCGTTCCGATGCTGAAGCCAATAGATTTCAAGGCTGGATCCCTGAAACGCTGGAAGAGGTGGAAAATTTTATCCTGAGAAATACTAAAGAATTTAACCAGCCTGAAAGCTGGTATCAGCTGTTAATTACGGATAAAGAAACAAAAACGGTTATCGGAGATATCGGAGTTCATTTTACCGGAGATGAAAATGCACAGGTAGAACTGGGAATTACATTAAATACGTCTTTTCAGGGAAAAGGATATGCTTCTGAGTCTTTAAAAGGCATCATAAGTCACCTGTTTGATGATTTACATAAACACAGAATTACAGCGTCTGTGGATCCGGACAACACAGCTTCTATTCTATTGATGGAAAGAATCGGTTTACGAAAAGAAGGTCATTTTGTAAAAAGTCTGTTCTGGAAAAATAAATGGGTTGATGACGTTATTTATGCGATTCTTCGGGAAGAATGGCCTGCCAGATAA